The Aedes albopictus strain Foshan chromosome 2, AalbF5, whole genome shotgun sequence region CTTTCAGTCTATCCACGGAAATCAAAACTGTTCTGTTTATGTAATCATCAATTGGAATTGGAACGCAACAAAATACAATAGGGAGATTCACTTACCAGTGTAAACTGatgaaactgattaaacgtcgagatcaccaaggcaatctttgcttatttcattcgcaaaatcgtgaaacatttcaaataagcagaaaatcatggcttacgcagcaatttaatctgtttagtgagtaggggtaggcggggcaatatggacaccctaaggtttttgccaattttacctggcaagatgtcaaaaaagtttagttttttgatacatgtatcctaaagtctatttagcatctattgtttaaaaatgctcacgaagaaaaatgatttatccacttcaaaaaatgttatgaaaaatgttagtttttcatgaccgtcttcaagcatacggggcagaatggacacccccatggggcattatggacaccatgagacttttacgaatttcgtacattatttacagctataaagtaatttcattacaaaacaactattatggatgaataatacgccgaagtagttcatttttgttcagttaatttaaattcaggctgttttggataaagcttcgtttttgtcggcatgttcagctgtgcctagaacaactattttccactgctgtcgttttttgaccaatttgtttcaccctattagagatgggaaaactgattcaattttgagagtgaatcgctaccgattcactctcaaaaaagagtcgactcttttgatcgattcagcaACTCATTTCCGGGATTTGAAGAAAATGTCAATTTTCGATGTAAGCCAACTTTTTTTCTTACAAAATTCACTTGTATGGTATGTATATTGACGATTTGCACAAACGTCTGAGCATAACGTAGTGAAATACAGGATTCGCAGGTTTTCGTTAATTTCTCCGAAGAATCGAATCGCTGGTGCGAGCCGGCCAGTatgtaaacaaaattaattgtcaAAGATTGCAATGTTCTGCGTCGATTCATCATGAAGTGCGTAGTCATACTAACTCTTTTCGCAATTGTAATGAACATCAGCGAATCGtgactcttttgaaaagagtcatggctcactcactcggtttcgcgaatcgattctttgagtcgattcgtgAGTGAGTTATCCATCTCTACACCCTATGTCtattatagtgaacatttaaccgaaaatgtgtgtgtgtacaattcaactcccactgtccggcagtggtattatattatggaagaaagatgtctTCAGTTGCCTGTATGGTTTTTATTGAATTTCACACTCACAACTAaaatcatctttagcccgggagttgaaaggtgctagctctgttgggatccagtgacccgtttcagaatgtctggttactcacgtccattccgaggtcactttcacttacaacaagccccgcatgtgtgcattaccgttatcaaatggataatgataatgcaaacacacttcctgtttcAAAGGTAAATtcgaaactggcgcgtatttagttaaatttgttGTAGTAACGATAAttagaacattctcaccggaatccatccaaggtagcgctgccatcaccatgggaacATCGTAACAGCACAGATAGGCATGCTCGGCATGCTCCTCGTCTCGCCACCATCACGCACGCATTCAGTCATCATTAGAACACACGTCACTTGACCTCTCACAGAGTTATGAGTATGAGGCCACACTCTTCGATTCTGGAACCACTAGCGAATCATTGATAGCTTGGTGCAAATATTGACCGATTCTCGAATCTAATGGCCGATCAGCCAAAAACTCCAAAAATTACGATAAAACTACTTCGGCCCCGCTTGCGTGAACACCCTGCTGCCAGCGGCATGCAATCACGCACAAGACACTAAAACACTTCCGGATGGTGTAGCGCAGCCAGCTGCTTCAGTAACATGGatgtttgaacacaaatcttctcAAAATCCATATTTCACACTTTTTCACCCGCGGAAgagccatccggatggcgtagcaccgaccAAACTGTCAGCGGaatcgcgaagaaaaaaaaaactttcaaacgcGAACGAAATACGACGAGCAgatcaaaacacgtctgcacgcggcaacgcctactgcgcttATCAGTGAACATTTAACCAAAAATGTACTGAaaacgaagaatttggttggattgtgatttaggttatatttttcccttgccgcttctttcaaaaaggtgagtgttcattttgccccggcagcagaagatatttccaaacttgatttttgatataataaagaagaaaatataaacatgttaagcatgtacatacagcaaaactacttgcatgtgttctagaaatatcaggttttaatcgacctgcaataaattaatcactaaaccttattttagatgttgtgaaaattataatttccatgcacaaaaaacggaggacgcaactttttcgggtaaaatcaagtataattttagtttcgaatgtttctttcctgaaactacgttttagacaaatggactatattctccattcattaaaagttcaaaaaagttcgcatatttcaaaatattgagggtgtccattctgccccgggtgtccataatgccccgcctacccctactcctAATAAAATCACGGTTATATGTATGTACCTACTCAGTAAAATGAGCTCTTGTCTTGTCTGCTTCAGTccaattttaataaatttaaatttaagctatagggtagaagcttcagttttggccagtccggagttttgacCATAGTGCAGTATTCAGCCTGTTGCTATCTTAATTGGCATAAATtcatttttactagtagatcctaatataatatgatgattagaactgtgaaaaccatacattttgattaaaaactggaagaaaaaaatattttccttaaaacatAAGTTCCCATAGGTCTTtgttggccagggtgcttctaatttgaccactcccataagaaatacacgttgtGGTAATTTGATTCGTTATTCTTATGTTAATATTTTTCCACCATTATAATTAGGAGAAATTAGTGACACCAGAAAATTAGCACTTCTTGACATTTTGACCACACACTTTATTCTGCCTGCCTAACAACCACTAGATTGCTATCacacacgtgattggccaaaatagaaaccgaagttgagaatatggccaaaactgcggcaatgcttctatttttacTAGTGCCATTTttagcttgatttctgtattGGACGGAGTAAAAATCAAATTTCAACTTACCTTCAGCACACTTTCGCTTACTGGACTTCGGTGATGTTCCCATCGCATCAGTTCTTGCATTTGTAGTGACCGTTTTGGCCTTTTGACTTTCGTCGACTTGCCAGTTATTCGAATTTGAAATTTACTCCGTTCTGGCGATTTCAAGCTGTCCTCTTGGCTTGAGTTGGTCGCCGGTTCTGGAATCTCACCGGTACCGCTGCAATCACAACCTAACATCTGATGTGTAAGGCAATCGTGGTTACCGTCCTCGTGGCCGGCAAGTGAAAACAAATCCTTCAACTCTTCATCGGAGAATTTAAGGTTGCTCAAGTTTTGCTTCAAATCGACAACCGTTCCGCTCAGCGATGTTTTCGAAATTTGCCGTTGGTAGATCTTTTCTTCGATGGAGAAGGCAGTTATCAGCCGGTAGATGAATACTTTCCGAGTTTGTCCATCGCGCCAGATGCGAGACATTGCTTGTAGATCACTCGCCGGATTCCAATCGTTGTCAAACAGTATCAAGCGAGAGGCACCCGTTAGGTTTAAGCCTATTCCACCAGCTTTGGCACTCAGCAGGAAAATGAACGTATCCGACGAGATACTATTGAAGCTGGAAACGATCTTACAACGATCATGGGAAGGGGTTGAGCCATCCAAGCGTGAGAATTTGTAATTGTAGTGTTCGCAGAGTCCCTGGATCATGTCCAACGTTTTCCCGTAGTACGAAACGATAACTGCTTTTTCCTGGCGTTCGATCAGTGCTTCCAGAAGAGATTCCAAAACGGCAAGTTTGCCGGAGTCCGTTGGACCCATGTCTTGCCACGGTGGCAACTGGTCATTCAAGAGCTTGGTAAGCGATTCGTTATCAATCTTCTCCGTTGATCCTATCAGGGAAGGATGATtgcagatttttttcagtattgtgATCAATTGAAGTGGCGAAGTGGCACTTGGTCCGGATTTTTCATAGAACTGGATAGCAGTACGAAGGAGAGCTTGCTGTAGCTGCGCAGGATTACAGAAGATGACTACTTCTTGTTTTTCTGGTAGATATTTGTTGATCACTTCCTGCGTTCTGCGCAAAATGAAGGAAGATGTTATGCTGTTCAATTCCTCTAATCTGGTTTTACCGAGAGTAGATAATTGCGGAAGCACTCCTGGCTGTTGTGACTGAAGGATTggcatttcaaattttgttttgaatTCCGGGTAAGCACCGAGAAGACCTGGATTTACAAAGTTTATCAAGGAATAGAACTCTTGGAGATCATTCTGGATTGGCGTTCCGGTAAGCAGTATTCTCCGAGGACAATCAACTGCGTCCAGGATCGATGAAACTTTGATGTTACTGTTTTTCAACCGA contains the following coding sequences:
- the LOC109399509 gene encoding DNA repair and recombination protein RAD54B; its protein translation is MRRSKAPSMKGILQQDLVTAHQAQVPDQHIPMGKADATVIDLLHSKEDHVGFLKRLAATKKPPQTKLESVSSADCDSQSMVRFKVVWGKISTKKHKTWEGDGTLELTGRTATLKDEDGKTIASSTGFKADTIEEGSRLIVGSKEVELIEKVSETDEKDTEKENSVRNIPPVKKARLDVFRPPKVFEDISGTSSGSSFKQVGTVEDMPTDFVPLVMPRPSFEHQWKYNQKKASVCEVTVPYALSKHLRPHQREGVSFLYECILGYRNTDVERFGAILADEMGLGKTLQCISLIYTLLKQGPYGQPILKRILIVTPSSLVENWDKEITKWLKTERIFTFIVSPTNKLKRYAQSVHIPILIISYELLSKQIAELDSVHFDLIICDEGHRLKNSNIKVSSILDAVDCPRRILLTGTPIQNDLQEFYSLINFVNPGLLGAYPEFKTKFEMPILQSQQPGVLPQLSTLGKTRLEELNSITSSFILRRTQEVINKYLPEKQEVVIFCNPAQLQQALLRTAIQFYEKSGPSATSPLQLITILKKICNHPSLIGSTEKIDNESLTKLLNDQLPPWQDMGPTDSGKLAVLESLLEALIERQEKAVIVSYYGKTLDMIQGLCEHYNYKFSRLDGSTPSHDRCKIVSSFNSISSDTFIFLLSAKAGGIGLNLTGASRLILFDNDWNPASDLQAMSRIWRDGQTRKVFIYRLITAFSIEEKIYQRQISKTSLSGTVVDLKQNLSNLKFSDEELKDLFSLAGHEDGNHDCLTHQMLGCDCSGTGEIPEPATNSSQEDSLKSPERSKFQIRITGKSTKVKRPKRSLQMQELMRWEHHRSPVSESVLKELSLATCSEEIAFIFRNKVSQLDK